ATTTCTTTCATTTAGAATTAGATGGGCAATCTCCTAGGGTGTGGCAACATCATGAGACAAGTGGTGGTAAGCGAGATCCCATCTTGTTTGAGTTGTTCTGGGCAGAGTTACCAAATGGTATTCCAAAATTATTTGCGGATCATGGTCAGATGCTTTCTAAACTTCTAACTCAACAGTATCAAGAGGTGTGTTGTGAGAGTTTGTAGTTGGC
This sequence is a window from Trichocoleus sp.. Protein-coding genes within it:
- a CDS encoding NUDIX domain-containing protein, with protein sequence GTVEPGEPLQEAVLREAYEETGLVGLKLIGYLGSCVYDMSPWGGHPSQQRHFFHLELDGQSPRVWQHHETSGGKRDPILFELFWAELPNGIPKLFADHGQMLSKLLTQQYQEVCCESL